CAATAATTTGGTTATTTTTGTTGCTCCCCCAGGTCCATGTTCTGCAAATTGTCCAGATGACTGTAGCGGTAATGGTGAATGTGAGAAGGGGAAATGTGTCTGTCATCAGGGGTTCATGGGTCCAGACTGCGCTAAGTGTGCCCAAGGGACAGAGTGTCATAAAAGTAAGTGCTTCTtagaacaataaaacaaattgtttcaCTCGGTAACACCCAAATGAATTaagttttttcaaattaaagataataattgtgtaatttgtttttattcagattaGCAAACCCAATTCATCTGTGAGTTACCAATTGAAGTAACCTTTTAATTTGGTCCAACAATTTTCTTCCGGTACATATACCAATATGTCTTTTACactttaatcttaatctctgCTCTCTAATTTCAGAGGCTGCCAAAGGAAAGGCCAAGGAGACAGTGGAGACAGTGGAGACAGTGACCCAGCAGAAAAAGGACCAGAAGAAggagagtgaagccaaagagtTTGACGTCAAACCCAAAGTGACCACTAATGTTAAACAAGGTCTTGTTAAAACACAAGGGAAACAAGAAGTTTCcgttaaaaaaattatcatgAAAGGTTCCTCAAGTGCAACAAAGACCAATCGCCCTACTGTTGGTCAAGATCTCCTGAAACATGAGGGAAGGAAGCTAGAAGAGGCGCGAAAAGGAAAAACCATCCAGGCCTCCAAAAAGGTTCTCCAAAAAACTGACCCCAAGCTTGTTAAGGAGGGAGGTTCCAGTAAAACATTGATTAAATCTGACCAGCTGAAAGATGAACCTCATAACAACATAACTCTGCAAGGTAGCATAAAGAAATCTAATGGCACGGTTAAAATAGTGACCATTCTGTCCAAAGGCATAGGAACAAATAAGACCAGAACAGGAAAGGAGACTCTGGAGCAGTCCACAATGGCTGAGAAGAACGTCACTCAATCATCTGGACATAAACGCAAGACAATCAAAGTAGAGAATACAAATGTGCAAACTATtgacaacagaaacactgaagcaGGAAAGGGAAAAGTCACACAGAAGAGTCAGTACCTAGTGAACTCAACCATTACAGCAACGACAGACGAGGCTCGATCTGCGCAGAACAAAACAAGCATCCCCGGCACTGTGGTgagcagagggacaggaggATCCGGATTAGGTTCTGTGAAGGTGGTGAACATCTCCTCCTACAGCTTCACCATCACATGGTCAGCACCACAGGGCATGTTCAAAAATTTCACCGTGATCCGGAGAGAGCCTCGGACAGAGGGCGATGAAGACGACCACGAAGACTTTGAGGAGGAAGCTCTTGGATCAGAGAAGGTCACTGCAGCTAAGAACCCGGCCGAAGTCCATGTTCAGACTGAGAACACAGGAACCACTGTTTCTTCCAGTAAAACTATTGGATCAGGACCTAAAGCTGAAACCAAGAGGATCTCCATGGTGGTGCCCAGCAGCGTACGCTCTGTGGAATTCAGCAACCTTCGGGCGAACACCCGTTATGTCCTGAACGTGTATGGAACCGGTGCTGAGAGAAGATCAAAGATTCACAGAGTATCTGCAGTTACAGGTAATTTATCTCTACCAGGAACACAATCAGTACCAGGCAATTATATATCCAAAGATGTTGActataaatgttaataaaaatcCCCTAATATTTTCTCTTACCAGGTCCTGAGCCAGCCACAGAGATGGTTTTCAGCAATGTAACAGAGTCTTCTCTCACTGTGTCCTGGTCCAAACCCAAGACCACATTCACTGGCTTCAGGGTCTCCTATACCAACATTGTCACAGGTCAGTGAAATGAAGTGCAGGTCAATATCCACTTGGTTAATGTATTAACCTGTGGATCCTTACTCATGATATGATATTAATGCTGTGCCCTGCTATAGGGGAGAGCCACTTTGTTGTCATGGAGTCTCAGCAGTCTTCCATGGTGCTCTCCAAGCTGTCTGCTGGAGCCTCCTACATCATCTCTGTAACTACCACACACAGCAGAGTGCAGAGTGATGCCCTCATGGCCGTTATCACCACAGGTACTCAGTTAGATAAGTTCGCTCTTATGTGCGGACTATTGTGTATCGTcttggcatttaaaaaaacaggaatTAACACTGCATGGATTGTCTCTTGACTGCAGTGCCTGCTCCTCCTACGCATCTTCAAGTTGTCAATGTGACGGATACCAGAGCCGTGCTGCAGTGGACTCCCAGTCTGGGGAAAGTAGACCGCTTCATAATCAGCTACGAGTCCTCCAAGAGTAAGTGTGGCAGCATTGATAAACTGATGAGTGATGaaaagctccacacacacaaacagatatgtAACACAAGCCAAAGACCAAGGTTGTCCTGAGACACCGAGGGGCACAGTTGGCCGGTGCTGTGACAACCATGTCTGAAGAGCGTGGCGGTCCAAGGTTGTTTGAATCACCGGCACAGAGGCTCTTTCCATATTTCTGTcgcagaagtgtgtgtgtgtttgaaagtgtg
The DNA window shown above is from Platichthys flesus chromosome 11, fPlaFle2.1, whole genome shotgun sequence and carries:
- the LOC133964515 gene encoding tenascin-like encodes the protein MKGSSSATKTNRPTVGQDLLKHEGRKLEEARKGKTIQASKKVLQKTDPKLVKEGGSSKTLIKSDQLKDEPHNNITLQGSIKKSNGTVKIVTILSKGIGTNKTRTGKETLEQSTMAEKNVTQSSGHKRKTIKVENTNVQTIDNRNTEAGKGKVTQKSQYLVNSTITATTDEARSAQNKTSIPGTVVSRGTGGSGLGSVKVVNISSYSFTITWSAPQGMFKNFTVIRREPRTEGDEDDHEDFEEEALGSEKVTAAKNPAEVHVQTENTGTTVSSSKTIGSGPKAETKRISMVVPSSVRSVEFSNLRANTRYVLNVYGTGAERRSKIHRVSAVTGPEPATEMVFSNVTESSLTVSWSKPKTTFTGFRVSYTNIVTGESHFVVMESQQSSMVLSKLSAGASYIISVTTTHSRVQSDALMAVITTVPAPPTHLQVVNVTDTRAVLQWTPSLGKVDRFIISYESSKTPNVTVTVMLSGNSVEHQLKGLQRGTLYTVKVLSQKDSLQSMAISTTFTTANVVKASEVGARSALITWKSSTVVYHSYRVVYQVAGEEAKEVILDSTITEYKMTGLLPMSRYLVLVQGERDGHYTSVVTTEFITGKLRFPFPTECSQELLNGALQSGEVDIYPQGKDGQAVRVYCDMETDGGGWTVFQRRMSGKTDFYRTWSEYSGGFGNLSEEFWLGNELLHNLTSVGPVSLRVDMESGNDTAYAHYGNFSIDSEEKHYTLTVSGYTGTAGDSMRYHNGRPFSTRDKDADPLGIHCARAYMGGWWYKNCYKTNLNGLYGTNSNNQGVVWIDWKGKDSSIPFAEMKFRPSRFSPATHG